In Candidatus Neomarinimicrobiota bacterium, the genomic stretch GGCTTGCACGTCAGCGCCGTTGGCGTGAGGGTGCAGCTGGTCAATGCGGGCCGTCCGGGGGGCGATCCGGCCAAAAGCGACGCGGAGCAGGCCGGGGTTAGAATAGAGCGGAGCCGTGAGGAGCGCGTTATCGCCGCGACGAAAGAGGTAGCCGCCGGTGCCCAGGTACTGGACTTGTATGACGTCCCGGGTGGCTGATTCCGCAAGCAGGTAATCGGGAGCTCCGGGAGCGGGCCGGATCGATCCAGTGGCCGCACAACCCGCTGCCAGGAGCAGGATGCCGCACGTGGCGCTGATGCGTGTCAACGTTGACACTATTGGATGCCGCACCGTCTGCATATGCGCAGTACGGCCTTGATGTTTGGCGTCGATGGACCCGGTCCGTGCGGAGAGAGGCCAGCTGGGGGCGTTCAATGTCCCTGAATTGAATCCAGGGATCAAGCTAGTATTTTATTCCTCCTCGGTTTCCATGTCGTCATCAGCGTCCATCTCGTCCATGTCATGCCCGGACTCCATGCTATCCTCCAACATGATACCTTCCTCTGCGGCGGGCTCCTCTGCGGCGGGCTCCTCTGCAGCGGGTTCCACTGCGGCGGGCTCTTCTGCGGCGGGTTCCTCCGCGGCGGGCATGGTCATCTCCTCGTCGCCAGCACTGGGCGCCATGTAGCAGGAAGCGGCCCCTACAAGGGCAACACTGAGGATCGCGGCGCGAAACAGGTTCAACTTAGCCATCGTCTTGGCCTCCCGATATTTAAAGCCTGAAATTGACAGGAAAAGTTACCAAGGCGAGCAGCGGAAAGAAATCGCTTTCGGACCGGAAGTTGGCCCTGCGGCCGGTGAGTCACCCCCGGGCAGTTCATGTGCGCAACACCTGCGGACGTAAGGCGGGGCGCGGCTCAGGGGATGGGCCATTCCGCCAACGCTGCCCCAATTTCAAAAGTTCTGGCCTGGATTCGGCCTTCTTAGGGGGCACTCCCTTTCAGGGTCTGTAGATAAGTGATCAAGTCCGCCATCTGCTGAAAGGAGAGGATTTCGACGTAATTGGTTGGCATTTTGGAAAGTTCGCTGACTTCGACCCGGGTGACCCGCTCCTTGGGCAGACGTTCGAGGCGCTCTGGCGCCACCAGGATTTCGACCTCCGCGTCGGTGTTTTTCCGCAGGAAACCCTCAACCGTCTCTTCCAAGGCAAACACATCATCCTCATCAGGCACAAGATAGACGGTGGCGTAGTGCCACTCTTTGCCGATTTCTGCATTCGGATCCACTAGCGACTCGGCTAGCCAGGTCCAGTTGTGGTAGGCCCCGATTTGGGTCAGATCCGGGCCAACGGAAACGGCTTTCTGGGCACCCACGGTATGGCAGCTGTTGCACCCGACCTCTTGGAACGCCGCTTTCCCACGCTCGGCATCACCGCGCCGAAAAGGATTCATGGCCGGCAAGGTCGCCAGTTTCTCATTGTTGAGGTTAATCGCCCAGGTATCGACCTCTCCGCCCTGACTCTGGAGATAGGCAATCACGGCGGTGAGCTCTTTCGCATCCAGATCGATGGGGGGCTGGTATACAGTCGCCATAGCATTGGTGTAGCCTTCCACGAGGTAGGCCTCTGGCTCCATGAGCGACTGGACCAAGTATTCTGTCGCCGCGCCCAGGCCTAGCTTCTGAGCCTGGATGCGGGCCCGAAATCCGATATCGCTCAGATCGGGGCCGCGCAGCCCCTCGCCGCGCTCGCCCATGCGGTGGCATTGATAGCACTGGGCTCTGTCCCAGAACAGCGTCTCACCGATTTTCACGATGGGGGGCAGCACCTTGACGGACGCTACTAACCGCTTCTCTTCTTCCGTTAACTCAAAGGAGCCAGTCGTGGAGATTTTACCCTTCATCCCGCCGTGAATGGTGCAGTAAACCGTGAACAGGCCTTGTTCCTGGAAAGGTATCACAATCGAATCGCCCGGCAGGAGTGTGGTGGCCGGATATACCACCACGTTGGGGTTGGCCGTGCGGACAATGTAGACGTCGTGCTTGAACGGATCTTGGTTGATGAACGTCAGCGTATCGCCGGCTTGCACCAGGAGCCGGTCCGGGTTGAA encodes the following:
- a CDS encoding c-type cytochrome, with amino-acid sequence MAAGQIIKLRSIEFNPDRLLVQAGDTLTFINQDPFKHDVYIVRTANPNVVVYPATTLLPGDSIVIPFQEQGLFTVYCTIHGGMKGKISTTGSFELTEEEKRLVASVKVLPPIVKIGETLFWDRAQCYQCHRMGERGEGLRGPDLSDIGFRARIQAQKLGLGAATEYLVQSLMEPEAYLVEGYTNAMATVYQPPIDLDAKELTAVIAYLQSQGGEVDTWAINLNNEKLATLPAMNPFRRGDAERGKAAFQEVGCNSCHTVGAQKAVSVGPDLTQIGAYHNWTWLAESLVDPNAEIGKEWHYATVYLVPDEDDVFALEETVEGFLRKNTDAEVEILVAPERLERLPKERVTRVEVSELSKMPTNYVEILSFQQMADLITYLQTLKGSAP